A single genomic interval of Saccharomyces eubayanus strain FM1318 chromosome IV, whole genome shotgun sequence harbors:
- the LYS21 gene encoding homocitrate synthase LYS21 yields the protein MSANSEFQSVTESATAPTTNNPYGPNPADYLSNVKNFQLIDSTLREGEQFANSFFDTEKKIEIAKALDDFGVDYIELTSPVASEQSKKDCEAICKLGLKAKILTHIRCHMDDARVAVETGVDGVDVVIGTSKFLRQYSHGKDMNYIAKSAVEVIEFVKSKGIEIRFSSEDSFRSDLVDLLNIYKTVDKIGVNRVGIADTVGCA from the coding sequence ATGTCTGCAAATAGCGAATTTCAAAGCGTCACCGAATCGGCCACAGCCCCAACCACGAATAATCCATATGGCCCCAACCCTGCGGATTACCTTTCCAACGTCAAGAATTTCCAACTGATTGATTCAACCCTAAGAGAAGGTGAACAATTTGccaattctttctttgacactgaaaagaagatcgAAATCGCCAAGGCCTTGGACGACTTCGGTGTGGACTACATCGAGTTGACTTCTCCCGTGGCTTCCGAACAATCCAAGAAGGACTGTGAAGCCATCTGTAAACTAGGATTGAAGGCCAAGATCCTAACGCATATCCGTTGTCACATGGACGATGCCAGAGTTGCCGTGGAGACCGGTGTGGACGGTGTCGATGTGGTTATCGGCACTTCCAAGTTCTTGAGACAGTATTCCCACGGTAAAGACATGAACTACATTGCCAAGAGTGCCGTCGAAGTCATTGAGTTCGTCAAATCCAAGGGTATTGAAATCAGATTCTCTTCGGAAGATTCGTTTAGAAGTGACTTGGTCGACCTGTTGAACATCTACAAGACCGTTGACAAGATCGGTGTAAATAGAGTCGGTATCGCCGATACTGTTGGGTGTGCCAA
- the VCX1 gene encoding Vcx1p — protein MDATTPLLNVASSHSTRNPKYTGWRAAMYDLEYILKASPLNFLLVFVPLGLVWGHFQLAHTWTFVFNFLAIIPLAAILANATEELASKAGNTIGGLLNATFGNAVELIVSVIALKNGQVRIVQASMLGSLLSNLLLVLGFCFIFGGYNRVQQRFNQTAAQTMSSLLAIACASLLIPAAFRATLPHGKEDAYIDGKILELSRGTSIIILIVYILFLYFQLGSHRSLFEQQEEETEEVISVISRQPHHSLSVKSALVTLSITTVIVSFCADFLVGTIDNVVESTGLSKTFIGLIVIPIVGNAAEHVTSVLVAMKDKMDLALGVAIGSSLQIALFVTPFMVLVGWMIDVPMTLNFSTFETTTLFIAVFLSNYLILDGESNWLEGVMSLAMYILIAMAFFYYPDEKTLDSIGKVL, from the coding sequence ATGGATGCAACTACCCCGTTACTAAATGTTGCGAGTAGCCATTCTACTCGCAACCCAAAATATACTGGATGGAGGGCTGCAATGTATGATTTAGAGTACATTTTGAAAGCATCccctttgaattttctatTAGTGTTCGTTCCCTTAGGGTTAGTGTGGGGACATTTCCAGTTAGCTCATACATGGACATTtgttttcaacttcttgGCAATCATTCCATTAGCAGCTATTTTGGCTAATGCTACTGAAGAGTTAGCTTCTAAGGCCGGTAACACGATCGGGGGGCTTTTGAATGCTACTTTCGGTAACGCCGTGGAATTGATTGTTTCTGTCATTGCCCTGAAGAACGGCCAAGTAAGAATTGTGCAAGCTTCTATGTTGGGTAGTCTTTTATCCAATCTGCTACTGGTCCTTGGGTTCTGCTTTATCTTTGGTGGGTACAATAGAGTACAGCAAAGATTCAACCAGACTGCTGCTCAAACGATGTCGTCCTTGCTTGCTATTGCATGTGCATCTTTACTGATTCCTGCTGCGTTCAGAGCTACTTTACCACATGGTAAGGAAGACGCCTACATTGATGGTAAAATCTTGGAGTTGTCCAGAGGTACCTCGATTATTATCCTTATCGTTTATATCCTATTCCTGTATTTCCAACTAGGTAGCCACCGTTCCTTGTTcgaacaacaagaagaagagaccGAAGAAGTTATTAGCGTTATTTCCAGGCAGCCACATCACTCTTTGTCAGTGAAATCTGCATTGGTGACTCTCTCAATTACAACGGTCATCGTTTCATTCTGTGCAGACTTTTTGGTCGGTACGATTGACAACGTTGTTGAATCCACCGGGTTGTCTAAGACCTTTATTGGTTTGATTGTCATTCCTATTGTGGGTAATGCTGCGGAACATGTTACTTCAGTGCTAGTCGCCATGAAGGACAAGATGGATTTGGCACTGGGTGTTGCCATTGGTTCCTCTCTACAAATTGCTCTATTCGTTACACCATTTATGGTCCTTGTCGGCTGGATGATTGACGTTCCAATGACACTGAatttttccacttttgAAACTACAACGCTATTCATTGCTGTCTTCTTATCGAACTACTTGATCCTTGATGGTGAATCGAACTGGCTGGAAGGTGTTATGTCTCTGGCTATGTACATTTTGATTGCGATGGCCTTCTTTTATTATCCAGATGAAAAAACCCTTGACTCTATCGGAAAGGTTTTGTAA
- the RGT2 gene encoding glucose sensor, whose translation MNDNQDCLRQREENALSELADDFNNRQDTDSTIDYNVGHHSAYTESPEDTEVKSIMMCDDINAYRISYANNEPLGDGAVETTSILLSQPLPLRSNVMSILVGVFVAVGGFLFGYDTGLINSITDMPYVKTYIAPNHSFFTTNQIAILVSFLSLGTFFGALIAPYISDSYGRKPTIMFSTAVIFSIGNSLQVASGGLVLLIVGRVISGFGIGIISAVVPLYQAEAAQKNLRGAIISSYQWAITIGLLVSSAVSQGTHSMSGPSSYRIPIGLQYVWSSVLAVGMIFLPESPRYYVLKDELNEAAKSLSFLRGLPIEDPRLLEELVEIKATYDYEASFGPSTLLDCFKTSENRPKQVLRIFTGIAIQTFQQASGINFIFYYGVNFFNNTGVDNSYLVSFISYAVNVAFSLPGMYLVDRIGRRPVLLTGGAVMAVANLIIAVIGVSVGKSVVASKVMIAFICLFIAAFSATWGGVVWVVSAELYPLGVRSKCTAICAAANWLVNFICALITPYIVNVGSHTSSIGPKIFFIWGGLNVVAVIVVYFAVYETRGLTLEEIDELYRKAPNSVMSNKWNEEIRKRCMTFPISQQIEMKTSIKNADKSEVVNNPVPEDTTINNNNDISNVDKFLQNLLLSNDRTVVEAKEDSVLADAINAAPLTSMELKPMECPSVNYVDLGNGLGLNTYNRGPPSIISDSTDEFYQENGSSSFKNNTGENGDNSISTYMAQLINSPSTTSNDTSFSPSHNSNARTSSNWANDLASKHSQCTPPKNNT comes from the coding sequence ATGAACGATAATCAAGACTGCCTGCGACAGAGGGAGGAAAACGCTCTTTCGGAGCTTGCAGACGACTTCAACAACCGCCAGGACACCGACAGTACCATCGATTATAACGTCGGACACCACAGCGCTTATACAGAGTCTCCTGAAGACACAGAAGTGAAATCCATAATGATGTGTGATGATATTAACGCATACCGAATATCATACGCGAATAATGAGCCCTTGGGCGATGGAGCGGTGGAGACTACATCCATCCTATTGTCGCAGCCGCTACCACTGCGATCGAACGTGATGTCTATCCTGGTCGGTGTATTCGTTGCCGTGGGAGGGTTCTTGTTTGGGTATGATACAGGGCTTATAAACAGTATCACGGACATGCCCTACGTCAAGACATACATTGCTCCTAACCattcatttttcactaCCAATCAAATAGCCATTCTTGTATCATTTCTTTCCCTAGGAACATTTTTCGGTGCGTTGATCGCCCCCTACATTTCCGATTCATACGGCAGGAAGCCCACAATCATGTTCAGTACTGCTGTTATTTTCTCCATAGGAAATTCTTTACAAGTGGCATCCGGTGGACTGGTACTATTGATCGTCGGAAGAGTCATTTCAGGCTTCGGCATCGGGATAATCTCGGCAGTTGTGCCCCTGTATCAAGCTGAAGCTGCTCAAAAAAACCTTAGAGGTGCTATCATTTCCAGTTATCAATGGGCCATCACTATTGGGTTACTAGTGTCCAGTGCAGTGTCGCAAGGCACTCATTCCATGAGTGGTCCCTCTTCATATAGAATACCCATTGGTTTGCAATACGTTTGGTCCAGTGTTTTAGCCGTAGGTatgatttttcttccagaAAGCCCGCGGTACTATGTTTTGAAAGACGAGCTTAACGAAGCTGCCAAATCACTATCATTTTTAAGAGGTCTCCCGATTGAGGATCCTAGGCTTTTAGAGGAGCTGGTGGAGATCAAAGCTACGTACGATTATGAAGCATCTTTTGGTCCCTCCACGCTTTTGGACTGTTTCAAAACAAGTGAAAATAGGCCTAAACAGGTTCTGCGAATATTCACTGGTATTGCTATACAAACTTTCCAACAAGCATCTGGCATAAATTTCATATTCTATTACGGAgttaatttcttcaataacaCAGGTGTAGACAACTCCTACCTAGTTTCCTTTATCAGCTATGCCGTCAATGTCGCTTTCAGTCTGCCCGGTATGTATTTAGTAGATCGGATCGGAAGAAGACCCGTGCTTCTTACCGGAGGTGCTGTAATGGCCGTAGCAAATTTGATCATCGCCGTCATTGGCGTTTCTGTGGGCAAAAGCGTAGTGGCTAGTAAGGTCATGATTGCTTTTATTTGCCTTTTCATTGCTGCATTTTCAGCTACATGGGGCGGTGTCGTATGGGTAGTATCTGCCGAACTGTACCCGCTGGGCGTCAGGTCAAAATGTACTGCCATTTGTGCCGCTGCAAATTGGCTGGTTAACTTCATTTGTGCGCTGATTACACCGTATATCGTCAATGTTGGATCCCATACATCTTCAATTGGTCCCaagatcttttttatttgggGTGGTTTAAATGTTGTGGCCGTTATTGTGGTTTATTTCGCTGTGTATGAAACAAGAGGCTTaactttggaagaaatcgATGAATTGTACAGGAAAGCGCCGAATAGCGTCATGTCTAATAAATGgaatgaagaaataagGAAAAGGTGCATGACATTTCCTATCTCACAACAAATAGAGATGAAGACTAGTATCAAGAATGCTGATAAATCAGAAGTCGTCAATAATCCAGTTCCTGAGGATACTAcaatcaacaacaacaacgacaTTTCCAATGTAGACaaatttttacaaaatctGCTACTGTCAAACGACCGAACGGTCGTGGAGGCTAAAGAAGATAGTGTCTTAGCGGACGCTATCAATGCAGCACCCTTGACGTCCATGGAGCTTAAACCAATGGAATGCCCGTCGGTGAATTACGTAGACTTAGGAAACGGTCTAGGTCTGAACACATACAACAGAGGACCACCGTCGATCATTTCTGACTCTACAGATGAGTTCTACCAAGAAAACGGCTCATctagtttcaaaaacaacacCGGGGAAAACGGGGACAATAGCATCAGCACATACATGGCTCAACTAATTAACAGTCCATCTACCACAAGTAATGACACATCGTTTTCTCCCTCCCACAACAGCAACGCTAGAACGTCTTCCAACTGGGCAAATGATCTTGCTAGCAAGCACAGCCAATGTACACCTCCCAAAAACAATACATAG
- the RDI1 gene encoding Rdi1p, which produces MVEETTDFSQFEEDKNNDQYKVSAKKTVDEYKNLDAEDESLAKWKESLGLGSDVLPLEFAGDKRKVVVQKIQLLVNTEPQPITFDLTNEKTIKELASKRYKIKENSIYKLKIVFKVQHEIITGLRYVQYIKKAGIAVDKIDDHLGSYAPNTKTKPFYEVELPESEAPSGFLARGNYSAVSRFIDDDKTNHLTLNWGVEIVKK; this is translated from the coding sequence ATGGTCGAAGAAACTACTGATTTCAGTCAATtcgaagaagataaaaacaaCGATCAATACAAAGTCTCCGCCAAGAAAACCGTTGATGAATATAAAAACTTGGATGCGGAAGATGAATCCTTAGccaaatggaaagaatCTTTAGGCTTAGGCTCTGATGTTTTACCGTTAGAATTCGCTGGTGACAAAAGGAAAGTGGTGGTTCAGAAAATTCAACTATTAGTCAACACAGAACCACAGCCTATTACATTTGACCTTACCAATGAAAAGACAATCAAAGAATTGGCATCTAAAAGATATaagatcaaagaaaactctATTTACAAGTTGAAGATTGTCTTCAAAGTTCAACATGAAATTATCACAGGGTTACGATATGTACAGTACATCAAGAAAGCGGGCATTGCCGTTGACAAGATAGATGATCATTTGGGATCGTATGCTCCTAATACGAAAACTAAACCATTCTATGAGGTAGAGCTACCAGAAAGCGAAGCTCCTAGTGGGTTTTTAGCAAGAGGTAACTACAGTGCTGTATCAAGATTTATTGATGACGATAAAACAAACCATTTGACTTTGAACTGGGGGGTTGAAATTGTTAAGAAATGA
- the PPH21 gene encoding phosphoprotein phosphatase 2A catalytic subunit PPH21: MDADLDVPMQDAVTEQLTPTVSEDMDMNNNPGDNNEEEFSIEDLKPGSSGIADHKSSKPLELTNTNINQLDQWIEHLGKCEPLSEDDVARLCKMAVDVLQFEENVKPINVPVTICGDVHGQFHDLLELFKIGGPCPDTNYLFMGDYVDRGYYSVETVSYLVAMKVRYPHRITILRGNHESRQITQVYGFYDECLRKYGSANVWKMFTDLFDYFPITALVDNKIFCLHGGLSPMIETIDQVRELNRIQEVPHEGPMCDLLWSDPDDRGGWGISPRGAGFTFGQDVSEQFNHTNDLSLIARAHQLVMEGYAWTHQQNVVTIFSAPNYCYRCGNQAAIMEVDENHNRQFLQYDPSVRPGEPSVSRKTPDYFL; encoded by the coding sequence ATGGATGCAGATTTAGACGTCCCAATGCAAGATGCTGTCACCGAACAGTTGACGCCCACAGTGTCTGAAGACATGGACATGAACAATAATCCGGGAGATaataacgaagaagaattttctATTGAAGACTTAAAGCCAGGCTCCTCGGGCATAGCAGACCATAAGTCGTCCAAGCCACTTGAACTAACCAATACGAATATAAACCAGCTCGACCAATGGATTGAGCACCTTGGTAAGTGTGAGCCATTATCGGAAGACGATGTGGCTCGGCTATGTAAGATGGCAGTTGACGTGTTACAATTCGAGGAAAACGTCAAGCCGATCAACGTCCCCGTGACCATTTGTGGTGACGTGCACGGCCAATTCCATGACCTGTTAGAGCTGTTTAAGATCGGTGGCCCCTGCCCGGACACCAATTACCTTTTCATGGGTGACTACGTGGATAGAGGATATTACTCCGTCGAAACCGTTTCCTATTTAGTAGCCATGAAGGTCAGATACCCGCATAGAATCACTATACTGAGGGGTAATCACGAGTCGAGACAAATCACCCAAGTATACGGGTTCTATGATGAATGTTTAAGGAAATACGGCAGTGCGAATGTTTGGAAAATGTTCACCGATCTGTTCGATTATTTCCCCATTACAGCTTTAGTAGACAACAAGATWTTCTGTCTACATGGCGGTCTTTCGCCCATGATAGAGACCATAGATCAAGTCAGAGAGCTGAACAGAATACAGGAAGTGCCTCACGAAGGCCCCATGTGTGACCTCCTATGGTCCGATCCTGATGATAGAGGCGGATGGGGGATTAGTCCCAGAGGTGCAGGCTTCACTTTTGGTCAAGACGTCAGTGAGCAATTCAATCATACCAATGATCTATCACTAATAGCAAGAGCCCATCAACTGGTCATGGAAGGTTATGCCTGGACTCATCAACAAAACGTAGTCACCATCTTTAGTGCTCCCAATTACTGTTATAGATGCGGTAATCAGGCAGCAATCATGGAAGTGGATGAAAATCATAATAGACAATTCTTACAATACGACCCATCCGTAAGACCTGGTGAACCTAGCGTCAGTAGAAAGACACCAGATTACTTTTTATGA
- the SRF1 gene encoding phospholipase D regulator produces the protein MEDTNSSKEVYSNSLSPTSSRITDQKQINLDVDLEKNQTAKSSDSLESLPNAKIRNPKHGEGSPLDYPKLNTYTFVPTTVPPYVLEVQFDKLRWQGKGPVNGSVTDDNEIPKEFKWGQFASNIGNHAAYSRDQNENHNHLLKPSAQDNYSLTSSTSSKNAARREILSDMASEWGGEERLEGVLHSEIGANLEFKTMEERKEWLQYIEKVKDFYYSDKKKNTESPDSAHNKSYKSDWVNDLSKEREKWRRLKQKKLQQWRPPLTSLLLDSQHLVLGLRIFIGILSCASLALAIKIFQNSRSNNTISESKIGQQPSTIMAICVNAIAIAYIIYIAHDEFAGKPVGLRNPLSKLKLILLDLLFIIFSSANVALAFNTRFDKEWVCTSIRRSNGSTYGYPKIPHICRKQEALSSFLFVALFMWVITFSISIVRVVEKVSSITNRN, from the coding sequence ATGGAGGATACCAATTCCAGCAAAGAAGTGTATTCTAATTCATTGTCACCGACATCTTCTAGAATTACAGaccaaaaacaaattaaTCTGGATGTGGACCTAGAGAAAAACCAGACTGCGAAAAGCTCAGATTCGCTGGAGTCCCTGCCGAATGCCAAGATACGTAATCCTAAACACGGTGAGGGTTCACCGTTAGACTATCCAAAACTAAACACATACACGTTTGTACCGACTACAGTGCCACCATATGTGCTCGAGGTGCAGTTTGACAAGCTGAGGTGGCAGGGCAAGGGTCCAGTTAATGGAAGTGTCACCGACGATAATgaaattccaaaagaatTTAAATGGGGGCAATTTGCGTCTAACATTGGCAATCACGCCGCATACTCCAGAGACCAAAACGAGAATCATAACCACCTCCTGAAACCATCCGCCCAGGACAACTATTCTCTGACATCATCAACGTCTTCGAAAAATGCTGCTCGAAGAGAAATTTTGAGTGATATGGCCAGTGAATGGGGTGGTGAAGAACGTTTAGAAGGGGTATTGCATTCTGAAATAGGTGCGAACTTGGAATTCAAGACCATGGAAGAGAGAAAGGAATGGTTACAATATATCGAAAAGGtaaaagatttttattacagcgataagaaaaagaatacagAATCACCTGATTCCGCCCACAATAAAAGTTACAAATCAGATTGGGTAAATGATTTAAGtaaagagagagaaaagtGGCGGAGATTAAAACAGAAGAAGCTACAACAATGGAGACCACCCCTGACATCATTATTACTGGATAGTCAACACTTAGTCTTGGGTTTGAGAATATTCATCGGTATTTTGTCGTGTGCCTCACTTGCGTTAGCGATCAagattttccaaaactcGAGGTCAAATAATACCATCAGTGAAAGTAAAATCGGACAACAACCAAGTACAATAATGGCCATTTGCGTAAATGCAATTGCTATTGCgtatattatttatattgCCCATGATGAATTTGCCGGTAAACCTGTTGGGCTGAGAAATCCATTGAGCAAACTGAAATTGATTTTGTTGGATTTACTTTtcataattttttcaagtgcTAATGTAGCATTGGCATTCAACACTCGTTTTGACAAAGAATGGGTTTGTACTTCGATTCGCAGGTCAAATGGAAGCACATACGGATACCCAAAAATACCGCATATCTGTAGAAAACAGGAGgctttatcttcttttctatttgttGCCTTGTTTATGTGGGTGATAACCTTTTCCATTAGTATTGTTAGAGTGGTGGAAAAGGTTAGTTCAATCACCAACAGAAACTAA
- the ARF2 gene encoding Arf family GTPase ARF2, whose amino-acid sequence MGLYASKLFSNLFGNKEMRILMVGLDGAGKTTVLYKLKLGEVITTIPTIGFNVETVQYKNIAFTVWDVGGQDRIRSLWRHYYRNTEGVIFVVDSNDRSRVGEAREVMQRMLNEDELRNAVWLVFANKQDLPEAMSAAEITEKLGLHSIRNRPWFIQSTCATSGEGLYEGLEWLSNNLKNQS is encoded by the coding sequence atgggTCTTTATGCTTCTAAGTTGTTCAGCAACCTTTTCGGTAACAAGGAAATGCGTATTCTAATGGTGGGTCTAGATGGTGCTGGTAAGACCACCGTTTTATACAAGTTGAAACTGGGTGAAGTCATCACTACCATTCCTACAATTGGGTTCAATGTCGAAACTGTCCAATATAAGAACATCGCATTCACCGTCTGGGATGTCGGTGGACAAGACAGAATTAGATCTCTATGGAGGCACTATTACAGAAACACCGAGGGTGTCATTTTCGTTGTCGATTCTAACGATAGATCCCGTGTCGGTGAAGCCAGAGAAGTCATGCAAAGAATGCTGAACGAAGATGAATTGAGAAATGCCGTCTGGTTAGTTTTCGCTAACAAGCAAGATTTGCCAGAAGCCATGTCCGCTGCTGAAATCACCGAAAAGTTAGGTTTGCATTCCATCAGAAACCGTCCATGGTTCATCCAATCCACTTGTGCTACCTCGGGTGAAGGTTTGTATGAAGGTCTGGAATGGTTAAGTAACAACTTAAAGAATCAATCCTGA
- the CDC53 gene encoding cullin CDC53: protein MSETLPRSDDLEATWNFIEPGINQILGNEKNQASTSKKVQKILSPTMYMEVYTAIYNYCVNKSRSSGHFSTDSRTGQSTILVGSEIYEKLKNYLKSYILNFKKTDSETFLQFYVKRWKRFTIGAIFLNHAFDYMNRYWVQKERSDGKRHIFDVNTLCLMTWKEVMFDPNNDILVNELLEQITLEREGQIIQRNNISTAIKSLVALGIDPQDLKKLNLNVYIQVFEKPFLKKTQEYYTQYTNDYLERHSVTEYIFEAHEIIKREEKAMTIYWDDHTKKPLSMALNKVLITDHIEKLENEFIVLLDARDIEKITSLYALIRRDFTLIPRMATVFENYVKKTGEDEISGLLAMHKHNIMKSESANQKKLALMTVHSLSPKDYIKKLLEVHDIFSNIFNESFPDDIPLAKALDNACGSFININEFALPAGSPKSATSKTSEMLAKYSDMLLKKATKPEVASDMSDEDIITIFKYLTDKDAFETHYRRLFAKRLIHGTSTSAEDEESIIQRLQAANSMEYTGKITKMFQDIRLSKILEEDFAVTLKNEPDYSKSKYPDLQPFVLAENMWPFSYQEVEFKLPKELVPSHEKLKDSYSQKHNGRVLKWLWPLCRGEIKADIGKPGRVPFNFTVTLFQMAILLLYNDAETLTLENIQDSTSLSIQHIAAAMIPFIKFKLIQQVPPGLDALVKPETQFKISRPYKALKTNINFASGVKNDILQTLSGGGHDNHGNKLGNKRLTEDERIEKELNTERQIFLEACIVRIMKAKRNLPHTTLVNECIAQSHQRFNAKVSMIKRAIDSLIQKGYLQRGDDGESYAYLA from the coding sequence ATGTCCGAAACTTTACCTAGATCAGATGATTTAGAGGCCACTTGGAACTTTATAGAGCCAGGTATCAACCAGATCCTaggaaacgaaaaaaatcaagcaTCAACCTCTAAGAAGGTGCAGAAAATTCTCTCTCCAACGATGTACATGGAAGTTTATACCGCAATTTATAACTATTGTGTGAACAAATCGCGTTCTTCTGGTCATTTTAGCACTGATAGTAGAACAGGCCAATCAACAATCTTGGTAGGAAGTGAAATTTATGAGAAGTTGAAGAactatttgaaaagttacattttgaatttcaagaaaaccGATTCAGAGACTTTTTTACAATTTTACGTTAAGCGTTGGAAAAGATTTACAATAGGTGCCATCTTTTTAAACCATGCCTTCGATTACATGAATAGATATTGGgtccaaaaagaaagaagtgATGGTAAAAGAcatatttttgatgttAACACTTTATGCTTAATGACGTGGAAAGAAGTCATGTTCGATCctaataatgatattttagTTAACGAGCTACTAGAACAAATTACCCTGGAACGAGAAGGACAGATTATTCAGAGAAACAATATCAGTACAGCCATAAAGTCCTTAGTTGCATTAGGTATTGACCcacaagatttgaaaaagctaAATCTGAACGTCTATATTCAAGTTTTCGAGAAACCATTCTTAAAAAAGACACAAGAGTACTACACTCAATATACGAATGACTATTTGGAAAGACATTCGGTCACTGAGTATATTTTTGAGGCACATGAGATAATCAAGCGTGAAGAAAAGGCCATGACAATATATTGGGATGACCATACTAAAAAACCACTTTCCATGGCGTTAAACAAAGTTTTGATTACAGACCACATTGAAAAGCTTGAAAACGAGTTCATTGTCCTGCTCGATGCAAGAGATATCGAGAAAATCACTTCATTGTATGCACTAATACGCAGAGATTTCACACTAATTCCAAGAATGGCTACAGTCTTTGAAAACTATGTTAAAAAGACaggtgaagatgaaatttctGGCCTATTGGCCATGCATAAGCATAACATTATGAAAAGCGAAAGtgcaaaccaaaaaaaattggcaTTAATGACTGTGCATTCGCTTTCTCCCAAGGACTATATTAAGAAATTACTAGAAGTCCATGAcatattttccaatatttttaaCGAAAGCTTTCCCGATGATATACCTTTAGCCAAAGCATTGGATAATGCCTGCGGTTCGTTCATAAACATCAACGAGTTTGCGTTACCTGCAGGGTCCCCAAAGAGCGCTACATCAAAGACCTCTGAAATGCTTGCTAAGTATAGTGACATGCTATTAAAGAAAGCTACCAAACCTGAAGTGGCAAGCGATATGTCAGATGAAGATATTATAACgatatttaaatatttgacTGATAAAGACGCTTTTGAAACTCATTATAGAAGGCTTTTTGCCAAGAGACTGATCCATGGCACTTCCACGTCCGCAGAAGACGAGGAAAGCATCATTCAAAGATTACAAGCTGCAAACAGTATGGAATACACTGGCAAAATAACCAAGATGTTCCAAGATATTAGACTTTCTAAAATcttagaagaagattttgcTGTGACTCTGAAGAATGAGCCCGACTACTCCAAATCTAAATATCCAGACCTACAACCATTTGTATTGGCGGAGAACATGTGGCCTTTTTCATATCAAGAAGTAGAATTCAAATTACCTAAGGAGCTAGTACCATCTCATGAAAAGCTAAAAGACTCCTATAGCCAAAAGCATAATGGTAGAGTTTTGAAGTGGTTGTGGCCATTATGTCGTGGGGAAATAAAGGCTGACATCGGGAAACCAGGTAGAGTTCCGTTTAATTTCACTGTTACATTGTTTCAAATGGCAATTTTACTGCTATACAACGATGCCGAAACATTGACATTAGAAAACATACAAGACAGCACAAGCTTGAGCATTCAACACATTGCTGCAGCAATGATACCGTTCATCAAGTTCAAACTGATTCAACAAGTTCCTCCAGGGCTAGACGCACTAGTGAAACCAGAAACCCAATTTAAGATATCACGTCCTTATAAGGCACTAAAGACCAATATAAATTTCGCCAGCGGGGTCAAGAACGATATTTTACAAACCCTATCAGGTGGAGGACACGACAATCATGGCAATAAGTTGGGAAACAAACGCTTGACAGAAGACGAAAGAATCGAAAAGGAGCTGAACACAGAAagacaaattttcttggaagcATGTATTGTGAGAATAATGAAAGCCAAGAGGAACCTTCCACATACAACGCTTGTCAACGAATGCATTGCGCAATCACACCAAAGATTTAACGCAAAGGTTTCCATGATCAAGAGAGCCATTGACAGTCTAATCCAAAAGGGATACCTGCAAAGGGGAGACGATGGGGAATCTTACGCGTACCTTGCTTAA
- the STF1 gene encoding ATPase-binding protein: MLSRCISRNAKLPTKFRIASRLYSDGPLGGSGPGGVQDIFIKRERAKEDFFARQQEREQLAHVKEQLKEHKKKLEHLENKINDLSK; the protein is encoded by the coding sequence ATGTTAAGTCGTTGCATCTCCCGTAATGCCAAGCTGCCAACAAAGTTCAGAATAGCCTCTCGCTTATACTCGGATGGCCCTCTAGGTGGTTCCGGCCCCGGTGGAGTTCAAGacattttcatcaagaGGGAACGTGCCAAGGAAGATTTCTTTGCCAGGCAACAAGAGAGAGAACAATTAGCTCACGTCAAGGAACAGTTAAAAGAacacaaaaagaaactagaACATTTAGAGAACAAGATTAATGATCTTTCAAAGTGA